One region of Ostrinia nubilalis chromosome 14, ilOstNubi1.1, whole genome shotgun sequence genomic DNA includes:
- the LOC135077828 gene encoding uncharacterized protein LOC135077828, producing the protein MSVSDVLFNSEPLLAVNMVFGLVTVCISLYQILVASLVLWQALKTKGNIFLCSLWYVSHLSILTLYFIIFCARAAVCFKERRYLAGTATVVVGVIYEGTFIYFAIVVNSYVHSLDRTHERYF; encoded by the exons CTGGCGGTGAACATGGTCTTCGGACTTGTGACGGTGTGCATCTCTCTCTACCAGATCCTGGTGGCTTCGCTGGTGCTGTGGCAGGCGTTGAAG ACAAAAGGCAACATCTTCCTCTGCTCGTTGTGGTACGTGTCCCACCTGTCGATCCTGACACTATACTTCATTATattctgcgcgcgcgccgccgtcTGCTTCAAGGAGCGCCGGTACTTAGCTGGCACTGCGACGGTCGTTGTAGGCGTTATTTATGaag GTACTTTTATATATTTTGCTATTGTTGTAAACAGCTATGTACACTCATTGGACCGTACCCACGAGCGTTATTTTTAG